Genomic DNA from Candidatus Koribacter versatilis Ellin345:
TGGGCCCCCCGCGCAGCACCCGCCGTAATTCCCTGTGGATGATCGGGTCGCGCACCGCCCGCACGCTGGTTACAGCGCTTTATTTCATTCTGCTCGCGCGCTCCCTTGGTTCCGACGGCTACGGTGCATTCACCGCCGCGTGCGCCATCATCGGTATCGTCTCCCCATTCGCAAGTCTCGGAACAGGCAACGTTCTAGTGCAGTATGTTGCCCGCAATCGCGAAGAGTTTCCGGTCCGCTGGGGCCATTGCCTGCTGGTCACACTGATCTCCGGCGTGCTTCTTACCGCTGTCGTTCTCGTCATCGTTCCTCTTGCGCTAACTCACGGTGTGCCGCTGCCGCTTATCGCCTGCATCGCCATTGCCGAACTGATCTTCGCCCGCCTTCTGGACGCTGCCGCGATGGCGTTTCAAGCCTTCGAGCGCCTCGCTGTCACAGGCTGGATCATCCTCGCTCTCAGTGTCAGCCGACTTCTTGCAGCGTCGCTTCTTCTCCATACACGTCACGCGACCGCCGTACATTGGTCTGTCCTGTATCTCGCGAGCACCGTCGTTCCAGCAGTCATTGCGCTCTGTTACGTTGCCCGCGAACTCGGCGCACCAAGATTTGGACGATGGACAACGCCGCGCGACCTCCTCACCGGCCTTTACTTTTCAGTCTCACAAGCCGCGCAAACCGTCTACAACGACATCGACAAAGCCATGCTGGCGCGACTCTCTGGCCTCGCGGCCGCCGGCATCTACGCCGCTGCATATCGCATTATCGACGCCGCGTTCTCGCCCGTTCTTTCTGTTCTCGCCGCGACGTACGCAGGATTCTTCCGCCACGGCCAGCAAGGGCTGCAAAGTTCCTCGGCGTTCGCTCGCCGGATCATGCCGCGCACGTTCCTTTACTCTTTGTTCGCCGCGTCACTCCTGTGGGTCGCCGCTCCCTATCTGCCGTTCATCATTGGTCCGCAGTTCAACGACTCCGTGTGGGTTCTCCGCTGGCTCTCACCGCTTCTGGTCCTGCGCAATCTGCACTATCTCGCAGCTGACTCTCTCACCGGCGCCGGTTATCAATCCACACGCACGTTATTGCAGCTCCTTGTCGCAGCACTCAATATCGGCTTGAATATCGCCCTTTTGCCGCGCTACTCATGGCGCGGCGCCGTCTGGACCAGCCTGGCCTCCGATGGCGTTATAGCACTCGCCATGTGGATCGCCCTCTGGTACTTGCGCGCCCGAGAAGTTAAACGCTGCAACGTCCTCAGCCCGGAGTGGGTCGAAGCATGAACGATCTTCGCCGCTCGGCCCTCGCCATCTTCTTTTTCGGCGCACTTCTGCTCTCCTCCGGCGCATTCGCCCCACTCTGGACAGACACTGCCGCACACGACGTCGCCGAAGGTGGCGTCGCTCTCCAGATAATTTGGTCCGCCATCTACCTCTTTGCCGCGGCACTCCTCCTTCCGCGATACAAGCAAGCTGCCCACATACTCGCCGCGAATTGGCTGCTATTTCTGCTCATCGCACTTTGCGCGGTATCTGCGCTCTGGTCGCCGAATGTCGCCGTAACCCTGCGCAAGAGCGTCGCAATCACCGGCACAACTTTGCTGGGCGTATGCTTCGCTCTCGAGTTCGACATGCGCTCGCAACTCCGCATTCTCGTTGCGGTCATCTCCGTGGCGGCCGTCGCAAGCCTCCTGGCGGAACTCTTCTACCCGGCAAGCTTCCCCGCCACCGAATTCGCCGGGGCCGCTTGGCACGGCGTCTTCTCGCACAAGAACCTGCTCGGACGCACCATGTCCCTCGGCGTCGTGACCTTCCTCTGCTTCGGCTTCAAACGCCTCGGATCCATCCTCACCGCGTCGATCGGAGTGCTCGCGTGCGTCTCAATGATTGTCGCGGCCCGTTCGCAAACGGCGCTGGTTGTCGCACTCGCAATACCGCTCCTGATCGGGATTTCCGGCATACTTCGCGCCGATTGGCGTCGCGCCTGGGCTGGCTCTATGCTCGCGCTCACCTTCTTCGCACCCGTGGCAGCGTACGCAATATCTCATCGCGACTCTGCCGTCGCACTTCTCGGTCGCGATGCGACCTTCACCGGCCGTTCGCAGATTTGGGATCTCACAGCACCAGCGTTCACGTCTCATTTCTGGCTCGGCCATGGTTATGGCGCGTTCTGGTGGATCTCCTCTGACTCGATACAAATCATCTCCGAGCTTGGTTATGACACTCCCAACGCTCACAACGCATTCCTCGATCTCGGACTACAGGTCGGCGTGATCGGGATCGTTCTTTTTTTCGCCGGTTGGCTCGTGTCGCTCTTCGGTGCCGGACGCCTCGTCAGAAAGTCCTCCGCAGTCGAGTCCCGCTGGCCGCTGCTCTACCTGCTATTTCTGCTGCTCTACAGCTTCACCGAAAGTTCGTTGTTGGCACCCAACTCTCTGCTTTGGATCCTCTATTCCGCGGCATGCTTCACAGTCTCAAACTCGAATCAGGCCCAGCACCAGGCCGCATGAACAGGCGATACAAGATAGCCGTCTGTGTCGCGACCTATCGTCGCCCCGCCCAACTACTGCGCCTGCTCAACGCGTTGTGCGCCCTCGACTTTCATGCTGTCGTCGAGCCTGAAATCGAAATAATCGTTGTGGATAACGATCCCGACAGTTCCGCCTCTTCGGTCTTTAGAGGGTTTCGATCGTCGAGGTTCCGGATTTCCTACCATCCCGAACCTCGTCGGGGCATCTCCTACGCGCGCAACACCGCGATCACACACGGCAATGGCTCCGACCTTGTCGCATTTATCGACGACGACGAATATCCGTCCCGCACCTGGCTCGACGCGCTTATCGCCGCTCACCTGGAATTCAACGCTCCCATCGTCGCTGGCCCGGTGGTTCCGATCGTTCCCCAGCCCTCAGGCTCCGATTTCGCTATGCTCCTTCGCCGCCTGCGTCACCCTTCCGGCACGCAATTGCAAAGCGCCGGCGCCGGCAACGTGTTGATCAGTGCCCGCGTACTTCGCGCCATGAGTCCGACATGGTTCGATCCGCGATTCGCCATCAGCGGCGGCGAAGACACCCACTTCTTCCGCCGTTGTCTCGCCGCCGGGTTCCCCATCGTCTGGGCCGACGACGCCATCGTCTACGAGACAGTCCCGGCCGCCCGCCTCGCCCCTCCATATTTGCGTGCGCGCGCGCGCAACGGAGCCAATCACTGGACGCGTGTGGAAATGGAGCTCCATCCGTCGCTGCTCAACTTGTCACGCCGTTTCGCGGCAGGAATCGCACGAATATTCGAGGGCACACTGGAGAAATACTTCGGCGGCAATGTGGAGGATCGGATGCGCGGAGACCTTCGACTCGCCGAAGGCATCGGCAACCTCTACGCATTCTTTGGCGGAACCTACGAGATGTACGGAGCGAGCGAACGATGAACGCTGCCCGTCTCCCGGCCCCGTCAGTCACGGAATTCGATTCGCCAATCCTCGCCCTTCACCATTGGTTACGTGAGCGAAACTATGCCGGACACGAACCCTATGATCTGCTGAATTCGCCGCTGCTTCGCAAGTGGGCTGTGCATCAACCTTTCGCCACTCTCTTCATTCAGGGCGGCAAACGGATCGGCGGCGTTCACCTCCGCCAGTGGCTCCACGTTCCACCCAGTCATAATCCCAAAGCTCTCGCACTAGTATTGAGCGCATTCTGCGATCTCGCGCGCTCGGGTTGGTTCTCCCGTCGCCACGCGGAACATGTCCGGAACTTGCTGCTTGAACTCCGCAGTCCGCACGAATCCGACTTCTGCTGGGGATACGACTGGCATTACGTTTCATTGCGCGGCGCTCGCATGCCGGCGTTCTCGCCGAACTCCGTCGTCACCGTCTTCTGCGCCCACGCTCTCCTCGACTTCGCCAACATCTACCAGGACGAAGAATCAAAAGCGATCGCACATTCCGCGACAAACTGGCTCGCAACCCGATTGAATCGTTCTACCGACACCGATACTGGCCTCTGCCTCAGCTACACGCCCAACGACCATACCCGGATTTTCAACAACAGCGCGCTCGCAGGTGCGTTGTTCGCGAGGATCGCGAGCGACTCACGACTGCCCCAGTACGGAAGTCTGGCTCGCCGTATCATGGAATACCTAGGCAACGGCCAGGCGAAAGACGGATCCTGGACCTACGGCGTCGCGCGCTCACAACAGTGGATTGACACCTTCCACACCGGATACAACCTTTGTGCGCTGCTCGAATACCAGCAACTCACCGGCGATACCAGCTTTTCGCAAGCCCTCGCCCGCGGTTATGACTTTTATTGTTCCCACTTCTTCTGTCCGGACGGCGCGCCGCGCTACTTCCATAACCGCACTTACCCAATTGATATCCATTCCTGCTCGCAGGCGATCCTGACCCTCTGTGCCTTCGCTGAGCTTGACCCCGATGCCCTCTCACGCGCCGAGCAAATCGCGCGCTGGACCATCCAGCACCTCCGCAACTCCGACGGCTCTTTCGGCTACCAGATTCATCCTCATCGGGTTGACCGCACTCCTTACATCCGCTGGTCGCAAGCCTGGATGCTTCGCGCGCTCGCCCGCCTGCGCCTGACAATCGGAGGCGAATAAGATATGCAGCCTCGCATCTGGATCGACCTCGACAACGCGCCCCACGCCCACTTTTTCGCGCCGTTCGTCCGTGAACTACCGAAGCACGGCTACATGCCCCTTATTACCGTCCGCTCGTTCGGACAGACCGAAGGCCTCGCCCGCTCGTATCGCATGAACTTCACCACGATCGGCGCCCACGCTCCGCATCATTCCACCGTAGCGCGCGTGCGAGAAGCGGTGGGTCGCGCGGCCGAACTCGTCCGGTTCGGGATCGCCCATCGTCCCGTCGCCGCCATCAGCCACGGCTCCCGATCTCTCACCCTCGCAGCGGCCACACTCGGCATCCCTGCAATGGCAATCTACGATTACGAACATGTCTCGGCGGGAGTTTTCCATCATCTCTGTCGGCGCATACTCATGCCCGAAATCGTCGCGAATGCTGGGCAATCGAAGAAGAAAATTCGCGGGTACCCCGGCTTCAAAGAAGACGTTTACATCCACGACCTGCGTCCCGACGGACGCGTTCTCCACGAACTCTCACTTGATCCTCAACGTCTGATTGTGACCGTCCGTCCGCCTGCCACGTGGGCTCATTATCACAACGAACACTCCGTCGTGCTCTTCCGCGCATTGATCGAACACCTCCGCGCCCAGGAAAACGCACAAGTCGTCGTACTTGCACGCACCCGCGACCAAGCGGAAAAGCTTTCCGGTGAGTTCAACCTGGGCGAGCGTCCGTTCATCCTCACTTCGCGTGCAGTCGACGGCCTCAGCTTGCTCCATTACTCCGACGCCGTCTTCAGCGGCGGCGGCACCATGGTTCGCGAAGCCGCGCTCCTCGGCGTCGCGGCCTACAGCACCTTCGCCGGCAAACCTGGAGCAGTAGACATTGAACTCGAACGCCAAAAGCGCTTAACGATTCTCCGAACGCAAGAGCAAGTCGCAGGCATTCGCCTTCGCAAACGCCCCCGCCGCATCGCCGACCCGCGAGAAAGCCCGACCCGCCGGTTCATCCTCAAAGAGATTCTCGAATTAGCCAGACACTAGTCCACATCGAAATTCCTTAGCGAACGGTCCCACTCATGCAAATCCCCACCCTATCCATACCTTCTTCCGCCGCCTCCCCGTCCAAACTCCCGATAACTGGTCTTCAGGCGCGCCAACTCTTCCTCAAGCGCGCCATCGATCTGCCGCTTGCGTTCATCCTGGTGATCGTCAGTTCCCCGCTGCTTGTTCTTATTGCGTTGTTGGTTCGACGGAGTTCGTCCGGCCCGATCCTCTTCCGTCAAAAACGCGTCGGTTGCGGCGGCAACGAGTTCACGATGTACAAGTTCCGCACCATGACCGTCGGCGACGAATCCGCGCACCGCGACTACGCTCTCCAGTGGATCCGTAGCGGAGAAACCGCGCGACAGTCCAACGGTAGCTTCAAGTTAAACGACGACGCTCGAATCACCAGCATCGGCAGGCGGCTGCGCAAGTTCAGCTTCGACGAGCTGCCTCAGATTTTTAATGTATTAAAGGGCGACATGAGCCTGGTCGGCCCGCGCCCCGCGATTCCCTATGAAGTGGACGAATATGCGCCGTGGCAGCGCCAGCGCCTCGGCACCCTTCCCGGCATCACCGGACTCTGGCAGGTCTCCGGCCGCAACCGCCTGAGTTTCGACCACATGGTGGAGTTGGATATCGAATACATCCGTAATTGGTCCATTGGCAGCGATCTCCAGATTTTGTGGAAGACCATCCCGGCCGTCTGCCACGGAACCGGCCACTAACGACGTCCTAGACGAAGTGGTTCATCGGACCACGCCCATGCCCCAGCGGCTCGTCTGACCCAAGGGTGATCGCCCGACGCACGTAGAATTTCGCCTCGACGACCGCTTCTCGCAGCTGGCGCCCCAACGCCAGGTTGCAGGCAATCGCGGTCGCAAACGCGCACCCGGTGCCGTGAGTCGCCCGGCTGCGGATCTTCTCCGCGCGTAGCCACTCCTGCTGGTCTCCGAAACTCAACAGGTCGCCCGAATCCTCCCGTTCGCCGCCGGTGATCACCACCGCCGGACACCCCTTCCGGTGAAGCTCCCTCGCCAGCCCTTCAGGGCTCGCCTCGCACTC
This window encodes:
- a CDS encoding sugar transferase; the encoded protein is MQIPTLSIPSSAASPSKLPITGLQARQLFLKRAIDLPLAFILVIVSSPLLVLIALLVRRSSSGPILFRQKRVGCGGNEFTMYKFRTMTVGDESAHRDYALQWIRSGETARQSNGSFKLNDDARITSIGRRLRKFSFDELPQIFNVLKGDMSLVGPRPAIPYEVDEYAPWQRQRLGTLPGITGLWQVSGRNRLSFDHMVELDIEYIRNWSIGSDLQILWKTIPAVCHGTGH
- a CDS encoding DUF354 domain-containing protein translates to MQPRIWIDLDNAPHAHFFAPFVRELPKHGYMPLITVRSFGQTEGLARSYRMNFTTIGAHAPHHSTVARVREAVGRAAELVRFGIAHRPVAAISHGSRSLTLAAATLGIPAMAIYDYEHVSAGVFHHLCRRILMPEIVANAGQSKKKIRGYPGFKEDVYIHDLRPDGRVLHELSLDPQRLIVTVRPPATWAHYHNEHSVVLFRALIEHLRAQENAQVVVLARTRDQAEKLSGEFNLGERPFILTSRAVDGLSLLHYSDAVFSGGGTMVREAALLGVAAYSTFAGKPGAVDIELERQKRLTILRTQEQVAGIRLRKRPRRIADPRESPTRRFILKEILELARH
- a CDS encoding O-antigen ligase family protein, which produces MNDLRRSALAIFFFGALLLSSGAFAPLWTDTAAHDVAEGGVALQIIWSAIYLFAAALLLPRYKQAAHILAANWLLFLLIALCAVSALWSPNVAVTLRKSVAITGTTLLGVCFALEFDMRSQLRILVAVISVAAVASLLAELFYPASFPATEFAGAAWHGVFSHKNLLGRTMSLGVVTFLCFGFKRLGSILTASIGVLACVSMIVAARSQTALVVALAIPLLIGISGILRADWRRAWAGSMLALTFFAPVAAYAISHRDSAVALLGRDATFTGRSQIWDLTAPAFTSHFWLGHGYGAFWWISSDSIQIISELGYDTPNAHNAFLDLGLQVGVIGIVLFFAGWLVSLFGAGRLVRKSSAVESRWPLLYLLFLLLYSFTESSLLAPNSLLWILYSAACFTVSNSNQAQHQAA
- a CDS encoding oligosaccharide flippase family protein, encoding MSLLGPPRSTRRNSLWMIGSRTARTLVTALYFILLARSLGSDGYGAFTAACAIIGIVSPFASLGTGNVLVQYVARNREEFPVRWGHCLLVTLISGVLLTAVVLVIVPLALTHGVPLPLIACIAIAELIFARLLDAAAMAFQAFERLAVTGWIILALSVSRLLAASLLLHTRHATAVHWSVLYLASTVVPAVIALCYVARELGAPRFGRWTTPRDLLTGLYFSVSQAAQTVYNDIDKAMLARLSGLAAAGIYAAAYRIIDAAFSPVLSVLAATYAGFFRHGQQGLQSSSAFARRIMPRTFLYSLFAASLLWVAAPYLPFIIGPQFNDSVWVLRWLSPLLVLRNLHYLAADSLTGAGYQSTRTLLQLLVAALNIGLNIALLPRYSWRGAVWTSLASDGVIALAMWIALWYLRAREVKRCNVLSPEWVEA
- a CDS encoding glycosyltransferase family 2 protein; protein product: MNRRYKIAVCVATYRRPAQLLRLLNALCALDFHAVVEPEIEIIVVDNDPDSSASSVFRGFRSSRFRISYHPEPRRGISYARNTAITHGNGSDLVAFIDDDEYPSRTWLDALIAAHLEFNAPIVAGPVVPIVPQPSGSDFAMLLRRLRHPSGTQLQSAGAGNVLISARVLRAMSPTWFDPRFAISGGEDTHFFRRCLAAGFPIVWADDAIVYETVPAARLAPPYLRARARNGANHWTRVEMELHPSLLNLSRRFAAGIARIFEGTLEKYFGGNVEDRMRGDLRLAEGIGNLYAFFGGTYEMYGASER